The Williamsia sp. DF01-3 genome has a window encoding:
- a CDS encoding transglutaminase family protein, which produces MHRTRYDYDDVVTSSYGRGHLQPRDMPGQRVLSSEVEIDPEPADRSTGVDTYGNHDCYFHVRTPHRRLEVTGRSIVEVDPIDDDVLQSSAAQAPWESARPTGMAGARAAEFRLDLDPPEITPAVRDYASAIFIPGRPLLEAVTTLTTRIFQDFTYRSGSTAISTRVGTVMERREGVCQDFARVAIACLRSQGLAARYVSGYLATDPPPGKERIFGADASHAWAAVWLPGDSWIAFDPTNDKLVDERHVTVAWGRDYDDVPPLRGVIYTESRKSRIEVSVDVSPQI; this is translated from the coding sequence CTGCACCGCACCCGTTACGACTACGACGACGTGGTCACCAGTTCTTACGGACGAGGACACCTGCAACCCCGTGACATGCCCGGGCAGCGGGTGCTCTCGAGCGAGGTCGAGATCGACCCCGAACCCGCCGACCGGTCCACTGGTGTCGACACATACGGCAACCACGACTGCTATTTCCATGTCCGCACCCCACATCGGCGGCTCGAGGTCACCGGCCGATCGATTGTCGAGGTGGATCCGATCGACGACGATGTGCTGCAATCGTCTGCCGCGCAGGCCCCCTGGGAATCAGCCCGCCCGACCGGGATGGCCGGCGCCAGGGCGGCCGAGTTCCGCCTCGACCTCGACCCTCCGGAGATCACGCCCGCGGTGAGGGATTACGCGTCGGCCATCTTCATCCCGGGCAGACCACTCCTCGAAGCCGTGACCACCCTCACCACGCGCATTTTTCAGGACTTCACCTACCGTTCGGGGTCCACGGCCATCTCCACCCGTGTCGGCACTGTCATGGAGCGCCGCGAAGGCGTATGCCAGGACTTTGCGCGGGTCGCGATCGCATGCCTGCGGTCCCAGGGTCTGGCTGCCCGGTATGTGTCGGGTTACCTCGCCACCGACCCGCCACCAGGAAAAGAACGGATCTTCGGTGCCGATGCCTCACACGCATGGGCCGCGGTCTGGCTGCCCGGGGACTCGTGGATCGCATTCGACCCCACCAACGACAAATTGGTCGACGAACGTCACGTCACGGTGGCCTGGGGCAGGGACTACGACGACGTGCCGCCCCTGCGCGGGGTCATCTACACCGAATCACGCAAGAGCAGGATCGAGGTCTCCGTCGATGTGTCGCCACAAATCTGA
- a CDS encoding replication-associated recombination protein A, producing the protein MTDEQGGLFAAPEAPPDTITKGLPGASAGSPLAVRMRPQTLEEIVGQEHLLESGSPLRRLIDGSGAASVLLFGPPGTGKTTMASLISTAAGGRFEALSALSSGVKEVRAVIDAARRRLIAGTQTVLFIDEVHRFSKTQQDALLDAVENRIVLLVAATTENPSFSVVAPLLSRSLVLQLRSLEGPDIRKLLQRAASDPRGYDGAVTIDDDALDHLEKISAGDARRGLTALEAAADAALADSMADGGTSRAPTKVTLAHVESAVDRAAVRYDRDGDQHYDVISAFIKSIRGSDVDAALHYLARMITAGEDPRFIARRLVVHASEDIGMADPTALQTATAAAQAVQLIGMPEARLALAQATIHLATAPKSPGVVAAIGAAIADVEGGRAGAVPAHLRDGHYAGAAKLGNAVGYRYPHDAPGGVVGQQYPPDELVGVDYYEPTDHGYEREIGPRLGRLRNIIRGRGRSNT; encoded by the coding sequence ATGACCGACGAACAGGGTGGGCTCTTCGCCGCACCCGAGGCGCCGCCCGACACGATCACCAAGGGTCTGCCCGGCGCCTCCGCGGGATCACCCCTGGCCGTGCGGATGCGACCACAGACACTGGAAGAGATTGTCGGACAGGAACATCTGCTGGAGAGCGGATCTCCGTTGCGCCGGCTGATCGATGGTTCGGGGGCCGCATCGGTACTGCTGTTCGGCCCACCCGGTACCGGCAAGACGACAATGGCCTCGCTCATCTCCACTGCAGCGGGCGGACGGTTCGAAGCACTGTCGGCCCTGTCGTCGGGGGTCAAGGAAGTCCGCGCGGTGATCGATGCGGCGCGCCGCCGCCTGATCGCGGGCACTCAAACCGTGCTCTTCATCGACGAGGTCCATCGCTTCTCCAAGACGCAGCAGGACGCCTTGCTCGATGCGGTGGAGAACCGAATCGTGCTGCTCGTTGCGGCCACCACCGAGAACCCGTCGTTCTCCGTGGTGGCACCGTTGCTGTCGCGGTCCCTGGTGCTGCAACTGCGGTCCCTGGAAGGGCCGGACATCCGGAAGCTGCTACAGCGGGCGGCATCGGACCCTCGCGGCTACGACGGGGCGGTCACGATCGACGACGATGCCCTCGACCACCTGGAGAAGATCTCGGCGGGCGACGCGCGTCGCGGCCTCACGGCACTGGAGGCGGCAGCCGATGCGGCACTTGCCGATTCGATGGCCGACGGCGGTACCTCCCGCGCACCGACAAAGGTCACCCTCGCGCATGTCGAGTCAGCAGTCGATCGCGCTGCCGTTCGATACGACCGTGATGGCGACCAGCACTACGACGTGATCAGCGCATTCATCAAATCGATCCGCGGATCGGATGTGGATGCCGCACTGCACTACCTGGCCCGCATGATCACGGCAGGCGAGGACCCACGGTTCATCGCACGCAGGTTGGTCGTGCACGCCAGTGAGGACATCGGGATGGCCGACCCCACGGCGCTGCAGACGGCGACCGCTGCGGCGCAGGCGGTTCAACTCATCGGGATGCCCGAGGCGCGGCTCGCTTTGGCGCAGGCGACGATTCACCTGGCGACGGCCCCCAAATCCCCAGGTGTGGTGGCGGCCATCGGCGCAGCGATCGCCGATGTCGAGGGCGGCCGGGCAGGCGCGGTGCCCGCGCACCTGCGTGACGGGCACTATGCCGGCGCGGCGAAACTCGGCAATGCCGTGGGTTACCGCTACCCCCACGACGCACCCGGCGGCGTCGTCGGGCAGCAATACCCGCCGGACGAACTGGTCGGCGTCGACTACTACGAACCCACCGATCACGGCTACGAACGCGAGATCGGCCCACGTCTCGGACGGCTCCGCAACATCATTCGCGGCCGCGGCCGCTCCAACACCTGA
- the alaS gene encoding alanine--tRNA ligase: protein MQTHEIRKRFLDHFIKAGHTEVPSASLILDDPNLLFVNAGMVPFKPYFLGEQNPPYTRATSIQKCVRTLDIEEVGITTRHNTFFQMAGNFSFGDYFKREAITFAWTLLTNPVADGGFGIDPVRLWPTVYLDDDEAEAIWRDEIGVPAERIQRRGMKDNYWSMGVPGPCGPCSEIFYDRGPAYGVEGGPEADEDRYIEIWNLVFMQNQRGPGGGKDGYEILGPLPKQNIDTGMGIERVACLLQGVENVYETDLLAPVIGIAQQLTGRTYGAGNHEDDVRFRVIADHARTAVMLIADGITPGNDGRGYVLRRLLRRIVRSARLLGAGGATVGKFTEAVIDTMSTSYPELAEQRSRIVSLAVGEEDAFLKTLTAGSKLFDDAAATTKASGATRISGRDAFALHDTYGFPIDLTLEMAAEAGLSVDEQGFTELMAEQRQRAKADATARKSGHADLSVYREFLDRGPTVFTGFDELVSEATVLGLVADGGKVRSASAGQAVEVILDRSPLYAESGGQIADIGSITTSSGLRIKVKDVQKLGKTVWLHRAVVEEGEVAEGDVVLAQVDTAWRHGATQGHSGTHLVHAALRQVLGPTATQAGSLNRPGYLRFDFSAQGPVTEAQRGEIEEITNAAVEANYPVNTFETNLPEAKAMGAMALFGENYGDVVRVVEIGGPFSMELCGGTHVGASAQVGPVTLLGESSVGSGVRRIEAYVGLDSYRYLAKERALLAGLASSLKVPSDQVPARVETLVGKLRDAEKQIEKMRADAAKASVGSLIDDAVRVGDVLVVSGKLDGMNAGDLRTLAGDLRGRVGSDTAVVALFSASDDKVPFAIATTAAARDAGIKAGDLVKDLAPLVSGRGGGKPDLAQGSGTDAAGIDAALSRLRDLVGANR, encoded by the coding sequence GTGCAGACGCATGAGATCAGGAAGCGCTTCCTGGATCACTTCATCAAGGCCGGGCACACCGAGGTACCCAGTGCGTCACTGATCCTCGACGACCCCAACCTGCTCTTCGTCAACGCCGGCATGGTGCCGTTCAAGCCTTACTTCCTCGGCGAGCAGAACCCGCCGTACACCCGGGCCACCAGCATTCAGAAGTGCGTCCGGACACTCGACATCGAAGAGGTGGGCATCACCACCCGCCACAACACCTTCTTCCAGATGGCGGGCAACTTCTCGTTCGGCGACTACTTCAAGCGCGAGGCCATCACATTCGCGTGGACGTTGCTCACCAACCCGGTGGCCGACGGTGGATTCGGGATCGACCCGGTCCGGCTGTGGCCGACGGTGTACCTCGACGACGACGAGGCCGAGGCCATCTGGCGCGACGAGATCGGCGTACCCGCCGAACGCATCCAGCGCCGCGGGATGAAAGACAACTACTGGTCGATGGGTGTCCCGGGGCCCTGCGGACCCTGTTCGGAGATCTTCTACGACCGCGGGCCCGCCTACGGAGTCGAAGGTGGACCCGAAGCCGACGAGGACCGCTACATCGAGATCTGGAACCTGGTGTTCATGCAGAACCAGCGTGGACCTGGTGGGGGCAAGGACGGCTACGAGATCCTCGGGCCACTGCCGAAGCAGAACATCGACACCGGCATGGGCATCGAGCGTGTCGCGTGCCTGCTGCAAGGGGTGGAGAACGTCTACGAGACCGACCTGCTCGCCCCCGTCATCGGGATCGCACAGCAGTTGACCGGCCGCACCTACGGCGCAGGCAACCACGAGGACGATGTCAGATTCCGGGTGATCGCCGACCACGCGCGCACCGCGGTGATGCTCATCGCCGACGGCATCACACCCGGTAACGACGGCCGCGGGTACGTCCTGCGCCGCCTCCTCCGTCGCATCGTGCGATCGGCCCGTCTCCTGGGTGCCGGCGGCGCCACGGTCGGAAAGTTCACCGAGGCAGTCATCGACACGATGTCGACGTCGTATCCCGAACTGGCCGAACAGCGTTCGCGCATCGTGTCCCTGGCCGTCGGGGAAGAGGACGCGTTCCTCAAGACCCTGACCGCCGGCTCGAAGTTGTTCGACGACGCCGCGGCGACGACAAAGGCGTCGGGTGCCACCCGGATCAGTGGACGAGATGCATTCGCGCTGCACGACACCTACGGCTTCCCGATCGACCTCACCTTGGAGATGGCCGCCGAGGCCGGACTGTCGGTGGACGAACAGGGCTTCACCGAACTGATGGCGGAACAGCGTCAGCGCGCCAAAGCCGATGCCACCGCACGTAAGTCCGGCCACGCCGACCTCAGCGTCTATCGGGAGTTCCTCGACCGCGGACCCACCGTCTTCACCGGTTTCGATGAATTGGTCTCTGAGGCAACGGTATTGGGACTCGTGGCCGACGGAGGCAAGGTTCGCAGTGCTTCGGCGGGCCAAGCGGTCGAGGTCATTCTCGACCGCAGCCCCCTCTATGCCGAATCCGGTGGCCAGATCGCCGACATCGGTAGCATCACGACGTCATCAGGACTCCGGATCAAGGTCAAGGACGTCCAAAAACTCGGGAAGACGGTGTGGCTGCACCGGGCGGTGGTCGAGGAAGGTGAGGTCGCGGAAGGCGATGTGGTGCTCGCCCAGGTGGATACCGCCTGGCGTCACGGCGCCACCCAGGGACATTCCGGAACCCACCTCGTGCACGCAGCGCTCCGGCAGGTCCTGGGGCCCACGGCGACCCAGGCCGGTTCCCTGAACCGACCGGGTTATCTCCGTTTCGACTTCAGTGCGCAGGGCCCGGTCACCGAGGCCCAGCGCGGCGAGATCGAGGAGATCACCAACGCTGCGGTCGAGGCCAATTACCCGGTGAACACCTTCGAGACCAACCTGCCCGAGGCCAAGGCGATGGGTGCCATGGCACTCTTCGGCGAGAACTACGGCGACGTGGTGCGAGTGGTGGAGATCGGCGGGCCGTTCTCGATGGAACTGTGCGGCGGCACCCACGTCGGTGCGTCAGCTCAGGTCGGTCCGGTCACGTTGCTGGGGGAGTCCTCGGTGGGGTCGGGTGTGCGGCGGATCGAGGCCTACGTCGGTCTTGATTCCTACCGCTACCTCGCCAAGGAGCGGGCGTTGCTGGCCGGTCTGGCCTCGAGCCTCAAGGTGCCGTCGGATCAGGTCCCAGCCAGGGTCGAGACCTTGGTCGGCAAACTGCGCGACGCGGAGAAGCAGATCGAGAAGATGCGCGCCGACGCCGCGAAGGCCTCGGTGGGATCACTCATCGACGACGCGGTCCGGGTCGGTGACGTGCTGGTGGTCTCCGGCAAACTCGACGGGATGAACGCCGGTGACCTGCGGACTCTCGCCGGCGACCTGCGTGGCCGTGTCGGCTCGGACACTGCGGTCGTCGCCCTCTTCTCGGCGTCGGATGACAAGGTCCCCTTCGCGATCGCCACCACCGCTGCAGCCCGTGACGCGGGTATCAAGGCCGGCGACCTGGTGAAGGATCTGGCGCCTTTGGTCTCAGGTCGCGGCGGCGGAAAGCCGGATCTCGCCCAGGGGTCGGGTACCGACGCCGCCGGCATCGATGCCGCGTTGTCTCGGCTGCGCGACCTGGTCGGCGCGAATCGATGA
- the ruvX gene encoding Holliday junction resolvase RuvX, with translation MTLTPRGRRVAIDVGSVRIGVASCDPDGILATPVETVARTAGGDGDLRRLEEIIAEYEAVAVIVGLPKTLRDEHGHAAKLATEFGNTLADRISPIPVLYSDERLSTVTAQQALRTSGVRAKAQKSVVDQAAATAILQGWLDLQANRQDMQAGRQEGRG, from the coding sequence ATGACGCTCACGCCGCGGGGGCGGCGCGTGGCCATCGACGTCGGGAGCGTCCGGATCGGGGTCGCGTCCTGCGATCCCGATGGCATCCTCGCGACTCCGGTGGAGACCGTGGCGCGAACTGCCGGCGGCGACGGGGACCTTCGTCGGCTGGAAGAGATCATCGCGGAGTACGAGGCGGTTGCGGTCATCGTCGGGCTACCGAAAACCCTGCGTGACGAGCACGGCCACGCTGCGAAACTGGCGACCGAGTTCGGAAACACGCTGGCAGACCGAATCTCACCCATCCCTGTGCTCTACAGCGACGAACGCCTCTCGACGGTTACCGCACAGCAGGCCCTTCGCACGTCCGGTGTGCGGGCAAAGGCGCAGAAATCGGTTGTCGACCAGGCGGCCGCCACAGCGATCTTGCAGGGATGGTTGGATTTACAGGCAAACCGTCAAGACATGCAGGCGGGCCGTCAGGAAGGACGCGGGTGA
- the mltG gene encoding endolytic transglycosylase MltG — protein MSDDRSDERATGRGHGDRREQQQPPGHRRSRSAQDYDPERLKYFTRGGDGGGNRSGRHGPRAIRPGEADAPPTGQQRPSRGPSPDPSWAPPGSTRPPVPPPPAGSAPGSGPRMDAPFDAPPPNPVPPDPHGSRHPRAYDPLATHDATGPYVDPGREDYDRRQRADRDRVAAAGVDPASAPSRRRPDPRSALPTRDRSPKRSAAAERRRKRKRVVIAAAVAFMVLLVGGIGYAGLRLAGQFGGPDNSDFSNTAGTSDVVVQIPPDSSLTAFGEILKENKVVASVGAFTTAADGKPISAGFYKLRTEIPASTAVSMLTDDNRVGRVVIPEGLQLDTKEGIDGKTTPGVFARVAEATSVTLNGQERGLTVEELAQAAATATPQELGVPAWATDAVTALAGDHRRIEGLIAPTLWEAIDPNLSPVQMLNYLISRSASLFAQWGLPESGTTSSNMTPYQTLVTASIVEREVNRADDYPKVARVVVNRLDDNQALQMDSTVNYTSAIQNIDVAGDDFTPDTKWNTYQQKGLPPTPIGAVGQPALEASLNPPVGDWLYFVSIDQQGTTLFTDDFEQHKRNRQQACDNGVLQTNCG, from the coding sequence GTGAGCGACGATCGATCCGATGAACGGGCCACCGGCCGCGGTCACGGCGACCGCCGGGAACAGCAGCAACCGCCCGGTCACCGTCGCAGCCGTTCGGCACAGGACTACGACCCGGAACGGCTGAAGTACTTCACCCGCGGCGGAGACGGTGGCGGCAATCGTTCTGGGCGTCACGGGCCGCGCGCCATCCGTCCAGGGGAAGCCGACGCTCCGCCGACCGGTCAACAGCGGCCCAGCCGCGGACCTTCGCCCGATCCGTCGTGGGCTCCACCCGGGTCGACCCGTCCACCGGTCCCGCCGCCGCCCGCCGGATCCGCGCCGGGCAGTGGCCCGCGGATGGACGCGCCATTCGACGCGCCGCCACCGAACCCGGTTCCGCCCGATCCACATGGCTCTCGCCACCCCCGTGCATACGATCCCCTGGCAACACACGATGCGACCGGTCCGTATGTGGACCCCGGTCGTGAAGATTACGACAGGCGTCAACGCGCCGATCGCGACCGCGTGGCCGCTGCGGGTGTGGATCCGGCATCCGCCCCGTCGCGACGACGCCCGGATCCCAGATCCGCACTGCCCACGCGGGACCGCTCGCCCAAACGCAGTGCCGCAGCCGAACGGCGCCGCAAACGCAAAAGGGTTGTCATCGCTGCTGCGGTGGCGTTCATGGTGCTTCTCGTCGGCGGGATCGGCTATGCCGGACTCCGGCTGGCCGGACAGTTCGGCGGACCCGACAACTCGGACTTCTCGAACACCGCGGGCACGTCGGATGTGGTGGTGCAGATCCCGCCGGACTCATCGCTCACCGCGTTCGGCGAGATCTTGAAGGAGAACAAGGTGGTGGCCAGTGTGGGCGCCTTCACCACCGCTGCCGACGGGAAGCCGATCTCGGCGGGTTTTTACAAGCTGCGCACCGAGATCCCCGCCAGCACAGCGGTTTCCATGCTCACCGACGACAACCGGGTGGGCCGGGTGGTCATTCCCGAGGGCCTGCAGCTCGACACCAAAGAAGGCATCGACGGCAAGACGACGCCGGGGGTTTTCGCTCGCGTCGCCGAAGCCACCTCGGTCACCCTGAATGGACAGGAGAGAGGGTTGACCGTCGAGGAATTGGCCCAGGCGGCAGCCACCGCGACACCTCAGGAACTGGGTGTCCCGGCATGGGCGACCGACGCGGTCACCGCGCTGGCCGGCGACCACCGCAGGATCGAGGGGCTCATCGCGCCGACACTGTGGGAAGCGATCGACCCGAATCTGAGCCCGGTGCAGATGCTGAACTACCTGATCTCGCGCAGCGCCTCCCTTTTCGCGCAGTGGGGCCTGCCGGAATCGGGCACCACGTCGAGCAACATGACCCCCTATCAGACGCTGGTCACCGCCTCGATCGTCGAACGCGAGGTCAACCGGGCCGACGACTACCCCAAGGTCGCCCGGGTCGTGGTGAATCGGCTCGACGACAATCAGGCACTGCAGATGGACTCCACGGTGAACTACACCTCGGCGATCCAGAACATCGACGTCGCCGGCGACGACTTCACCCCGGACACCAAGTGGAACACCTACCAGCAGAAGGGGCTGCCGCCCACACCGATCGGTGCGGTCGGTCAGCCGGCACTCGAGGCGTCGCTGAACCCGCCGGTGGGCGATTGGCTCTATTTCGTGTCCATCGATCAGCAGGGCACAACCCTGTTCACCGACGATTTCGAGCAGCACAAGCGCAATCGGCAGCAGGCCTGCGACAACGGCGTGCTGCAGACGAACTGTGGTTAG
- a CDS encoding shikimate dehydrogenase yields MSHSRSPDLHLAAYRALGLSDWTYERIECTAEQLPALVSGLDDRYIGLSVTMPGKRAALDVAQTRTERAAKVGSANTLVRTDGGWRADCTDIDGAAAALTELGVGDLGGASAVVLGAGGTAAPVLAALAGVHVGHVTVVARSAARAEEAIAVADAFGLRTEVIAFEPGPELARRSRECAVLVNTVPAAAAEPLVDVAAAAPRLFDVIYSPWPTPLAIAVAERGGAVVGGLVMLLNQAYGQVEQFTGRPAPREAMAAVLA; encoded by the coding sequence GTGAGCCATTCACGTTCGCCCGACCTCCATCTGGCGGCGTACCGGGCCCTGGGCCTCAGCGACTGGACGTACGAACGTATCGAGTGCACGGCCGAACAGCTACCCGCTCTGGTGAGCGGGCTCGACGATCGGTACATCGGTCTGTCGGTGACCATGCCCGGCAAACGGGCCGCCCTGGACGTGGCGCAGACCCGGACCGAGCGGGCAGCAAAGGTCGGTTCGGCCAACACCCTGGTCAGGACCGATGGTGGCTGGCGGGCCGATTGCACCGACATCGACGGGGCGGCGGCAGCGTTGACCGAACTCGGTGTCGGCGACCTCGGCGGTGCGTCTGCCGTGGTCCTCGGCGCCGGTGGCACCGCTGCGCCCGTTCTCGCAGCACTAGCGGGAGTCCACGTGGGACACGTGACGGTGGTTGCACGCAGCGCCGCGCGGGCCGAGGAAGCCATTGCCGTCGCGGATGCGTTCGGCCTGCGGACCGAGGTGATCGCTTTTGAACCCGGGCCGGAACTGGCAAGGCGTTCGCGCGAGTGCGCGGTGCTGGTCAACACCGTCCCTGCGGCAGCCGCCGAACCCCTCGTCGATGTCGCTGCCGCCGCGCCCCGCCTTTTCGACGTGATCTACAGTCCGTGGCCCACCCCACTGGCAATCGCGGTCGCCGAACGGGGTGGCGCAGTTGTCGGTGGCCTGGTGATGCTGCTGAACCAGGCGTACGGCCAAGTCGAACAATTTACGGGCCGACCGGCACCCCGAGAGGCGATGGCCGCGGTACTGGCCTGA
- a CDS encoding A24 family peptidase, with protein MTPSIVGVVQMLMPVLAIWFVALSVSDVRTRRLPNALTVPAAVGSFVAVAIHPAATPGLVVAVGIYLVAFSLHACGGGDVKLAITVGALAGSVAAVLAVIVLAHIFTVVPAVVAGDRRPQPHGPALCAATALVCGIW; from the coding sequence GTGACACCGTCCATTGTTGGCGTTGTGCAGATGCTGATGCCCGTGCTCGCGATCTGGTTCGTGGCCTTGTCCGTGTCCGATGTCCGAACGCGCCGGCTGCCGAACGCACTGACCGTGCCCGCTGCAGTTGGCTCCTTCGTGGCGGTCGCGATTCACCCCGCCGCCACACCGGGTCTGGTCGTCGCCGTCGGCATCTACCTCGTGGCCTTCTCGCTGCATGCCTGCGGGGGCGGGGACGTGAAGCTCGCCATCACCGTGGGCGCACTGGCCGGCTCCGTCGCAGCCGTACTGGCCGTGATCGTCCTGGCCCACATCTTCACCGTGGTGCCCGCGGTGGTCGCCGGAGATCGACGGCCACAGCCCCATGGCCCGGCGCTGTGCGCGGCCACGGCACTCGTCTGTGGGATCTGGTGA
- the aroC gene encoding chorismate synthase, translated as MEQLTTVLRWSTAGESHGPALVAVLEGMVAGVEVTSSEIADQLARRRLGYGRGARMKFEADKVTMIGGVRHGVTMGGPVAIEVANSEWPKWESVMSADPVPAEELEGIARNEPLTRPRPGHADYAGMLKYGFTDARPVLERASARETAARVAIGTVARNFLRQVLGIEVLSHVISIGASDPYIGAAPTHADLAQIDASPVRAYSTAAEAAMIAEIEAAKRDGDTLGGVVEVVATGVPIGLGSHVSGDRRLDSRLAGALMGIQAIKGVEVGDGFETARRRGSAAHDEMVPGPHGAVRSTNRAGGLEGGMSNGEFIRVRAAMKPISTVPRALSTMDMTTGEQATAIHQRSDVCAVPAAGVVAESMVALVLAQAALEKFGGDSAHETADNLAGYLKRVAAHLPQP; from the coding sequence GTGGAACAATTGACCACTGTGTTGCGCTGGAGTACTGCCGGAGAATCCCACGGGCCCGCATTGGTTGCCGTTCTGGAAGGAATGGTTGCCGGTGTCGAGGTGACGTCGTCCGAGATCGCCGACCAACTGGCTCGTCGCCGTCTCGGTTACGGACGTGGTGCGCGGATGAAGTTCGAGGCCGACAAGGTCACCATGATCGGCGGTGTGCGCCACGGCGTGACCATGGGTGGACCCGTCGCCATCGAGGTCGCCAACTCCGAGTGGCCCAAGTGGGAGTCGGTCATGTCTGCCGACCCGGTGCCCGCCGAAGAACTCGAGGGGATCGCCCGCAACGAGCCGCTCACCCGCCCACGTCCGGGCCATGCCGACTACGCGGGCATGCTCAAGTACGGATTCACCGACGCGCGGCCGGTGCTGGAACGGGCCAGTGCACGTGAGACAGCGGCCCGGGTCGCGATCGGCACGGTTGCCCGCAACTTCCTGCGTCAGGTGCTCGGCATCGAGGTGCTCTCGCATGTCATCTCCATCGGCGCCTCCGATCCGTACATCGGGGCAGCCCCCACCCACGCCGATCTCGCGCAGATCGACGCCAGCCCCGTGCGGGCGTACTCCACCGCTGCCGAGGCCGCGATGATCGCAGAGATCGAGGCAGCCAAGCGAGACGGCGACACCCTGGGCGGCGTCGTCGAGGTGGTCGCCACCGGAGTCCCGATCGGCCTTGGCTCACACGTCAGCGGAGACCGCAGACTCGATTCCCGTCTGGCCGGCGCACTCATGGGCATCCAGGCCATCAAGGGTGTCGAGGTGGGCGACGGGTTCGAAACCGCCCGTCGCCGGGGGAGCGCGGCTCACGACGAGATGGTGCCCGGACCCCATGGTGCCGTCCGGTCGACCAACCGGGCCGGCGGCCTCGAGGGCGGCATGAGCAACGGCGAGTTCATCCGGGTACGGGCGGCGATGAAGCCGATCTCGACGGTGCCTCGGGCGCTGTCCACCATGGACATGACCACCGGCGAGCAGGCCACCGCGATCCACCAGCGGTCGGATGTGTGTGCGGTTCCCGCAGCAGGAGTGGTTGCCGAGTCGATGGTCGCACTGGTCCTCGCTCAGGCGGCGCTGGAGAAGTTCGGTGGCGACTCGGCTCACGAGACCGCTGACAACCTGGCGGGCTACCTCAAACGCGTCGCCGCGCATCTACCGCAGCCGTGA
- a CDS encoding shikimate kinase produces the protein MGSGKTTVGQQLARLLGVAWIDSDGEIERRSGRTIPEIFSGDGEPAFRALEEDVVADLLAGERGVVSLGGGAVLSESTRRRLAGHNVIYLHVTAAQGFARVSGSKRPLLQAPDPAQVYADLLAERDPVYRDIATIVVDAQPHQRLVADEIISQLTTQEARQ, from the coding sequence ATGGGATCCGGCAAGACAACGGTCGGTCAGCAGCTGGCCCGCTTGCTCGGTGTCGCCTGGATCGACAGTGACGGCGAGATCGAACGGCGAAGTGGCAGAACGATTCCCGAGATCTTTTCGGGAGACGGCGAGCCCGCGTTCCGGGCTCTGGAAGAAGATGTGGTGGCGGACCTGCTCGCCGGTGAGCGGGGCGTCGTGTCGCTGGGCGGGGGCGCGGTGCTCTCCGAATCGACTCGGCGACGGCTCGCCGGTCACAACGTCATCTACCTTCACGTGACGGCGGCGCAGGGCTTCGCCCGTGTCTCGGGATCCAAGCGTCCACTGCTACAGGCTCCCGATCCGGCACAGGTCTATGCCGATCTGCTCGCCGAACGAGACCCCGTCTATCGAGACATCGCAACGATCGTCGTGGACGCACAGCCCCATCAACGGCTCGTGGCCGACGAGATCATCAGTCAACTCACCACGCAGGAAGCGAGACAATGA